A genomic window from Planococcus rifietoensis includes:
- a CDS encoding GNAT family N-acetyltransferase → MDFQALATDRLELVHIEKHHAASFFDIMSRREVTKYYGMSNLTEMNEAEKIIESFRQTFESGRGIRWGVVVRETGAFIGTVGLNNLNLKSRKAEIGFELHPSYWNKGYVSEAVKEVLAYCFGQLGLFRLGAVTFPENGASIALLQKLGFEKEGMLRGYLYQDDRSHDALIFSLLANEWAMSATKKIKN, encoded by the coding sequence ATGGATTTTCAAGCATTGGCTACAGACAGGCTGGAACTCGTACATATTGAAAAACATCACGCCGCAAGCTTCTTCGACATCATGTCGAGACGCGAAGTCACGAAATATTACGGCATGAGCAACTTAACGGAAATGAACGAGGCTGAAAAAATAATCGAGTCGTTCAGGCAGACCTTCGAAAGTGGCAGAGGAATCCGCTGGGGCGTCGTCGTGAGAGAGACAGGGGCTTTCATCGGGACGGTTGGATTGAACAATTTGAACCTCAAAAGCAGAAAAGCGGAAATCGGTTTTGAGCTGCATCCTTCCTATTGGAACAAAGGCTATGTTTCAGAAGCCGTCAAAGAAGTATTGGCGTATTGTTTCGGCCAGCTCGGATTATTCCGTTTGGGTGCGGTTACGTTTCCGGAAAACGGTGCATCCATCGCTTTGCTGCAAAAATTAGGATTTGAAAAAGAAGGCATGCTAAGGGGCTATCTCTATCAGGACGATCGGTCCCACGATGCGCTTATCTTTTCGCTATTGGCTAATGAATGGGCAATGAGTGCCACCAAAAAAATAAAAAATTAA
- a CDS encoding NUDIX domain-containing protein, whose protein sequence is MDTLAIRNSAKAIIVKDGKVLLTTNEDAQGTYYLFPGGGQELGETLPEAAVRECIEEIGCAVEVKSLIHIREYIGERHEYAETDRGVHQIEYYFECLLLDDLQSAAPSNPDTQQTGFEWVEIGDLLERRIYPKGIRRWIQEFESGGANSVYLGAFN, encoded by the coding sequence GTGGACACATTGGCTATTAGAAATTCCGCGAAAGCGATCATTGTCAAAGACGGCAAAGTGCTGCTGACGACCAATGAAGACGCACAGGGCACCTATTATCTATTTCCCGGCGGCGGCCAGGAGCTCGGCGAAACTTTGCCGGAAGCCGCCGTACGTGAATGCATCGAAGAAATCGGCTGCGCCGTCGAAGTGAAAAGCTTGATCCATATCCGTGAATACATAGGCGAGCGCCACGAATATGCCGAGACCGATCGCGGCGTTCACCAAATCGAATATTATTTTGAATGCCTTTTGCTGGATGACTTGCAATCGGCTGCACCGTCGAATCCTGATACGCAGCAAACCGGCTTTGAGTGGGTGGAGATCGGAGACTTATTAGAGCGTCGGATTTATCCGAAAGGCATCCGTCGCTGGATCCAGGAGTTTGAAAGCGGCGGCGCGAATTCGGTTTATTTAGGAGCGTTTAATTAG
- a CDS encoding ABC transporter permease → MLNLIKLELKRMNLVGVAVTFVLINAAIVGMLMLLGIEPEAVTEFLSSSEDLRVIIELFVIAAFVIYASVLLSQIIVEEFKNKTISFLFMYPISRKKLLFAKLIIVSVLTFFFVIASTLIVYYSFLAFNKLYAFTPVDLGLALPSGYLLHLVVLAIACSGMSLIPLFFGMRKYSVPATIVSGIAIVALLSSSVNTNDTNLFSVTAVPVFLGLLGFLIAYLVVGRAVKQDF, encoded by the coding sequence ATGCTAAATCTAATTAAACTGGAATTGAAAAGAATGAATTTGGTGGGGGTAGCTGTCACGTTCGTGCTGATCAACGCGGCGATTGTCGGCATGTTGATGCTGCTTGGCATCGAGCCGGAAGCAGTCACTGAATTTCTATCCAGCTCTGAGGACCTTCGCGTAATCATTGAACTCTTTGTCATTGCAGCCTTTGTCATCTATGCTTCTGTCCTGCTGTCACAGATCATTGTTGAGGAATTCAAAAACAAGACCATTTCGTTTCTCTTCATGTACCCGATCAGCCGAAAAAAGCTATTGTTCGCTAAGCTGATCATTGTCAGCGTACTCACTTTTTTTTTCGTCATAGCTTCAACATTGATCGTCTACTATAGTTTTTTAGCTTTCAATAAGCTGTATGCCTTTACGCCGGTTGATCTGGGACTGGCTTTGCCGTCTGGCTACCTATTGCATTTAGTGGTTCTGGCAATAGCCTGCTCCGGAATGTCGTTAATTCCACTATTCTTCGGCATGAGGAAATACTCCGTTCCCGCTACAATCGTTTCAGGAATCGCCATCGTTGCCTTGCTGTCGTCATCGGTGAATACGAACGATACAAACCTGTTTTCTGTTACCGCCGTTCCTGTTTTCCTCGGCCTGCTCGGATTTCTCATCGCTTACCTGGTGGTAGGGCGTGCTGTGAAACAGGATTTTTGA
- a CDS encoding S66 family peptidase, with amino-acid sequence MTIFNRLKTGDQIGIYSPSSPITYNSPVRFKRAKDFLESKGFRIVEGSLTGKRDHYRSGTIQERAQELNELIRNPDVRCIMSTIGGTNSNALLPYLDYEAFKKDPKIMIGYSDATAVLLAIYAKTGIPVFYGPALVPSFGEHEPFVDYTYDYFEKALMHEQHLPYAVELPPYWTDEPVNWEEKTQEKELRNNAWVCVAKGKVTGRLVGGNVNTMAGIMGSPYMPVIETGDILLLEDTMKTAAVVEKNFNLLKLNGIFDKAAGIILGKHELFDDQGTGRKPHEILLEVLGDRELPILADFDCAHTQPMLTMPIGKTVTLDATEKRVEITEQWIR; translated from the coding sequence ATGACCATATTCAATCGATTGAAAACAGGGGACCAGATCGGTATTTATTCCCCGTCGTCTCCGATTACCTATAATTCACCGGTGCGCTTCAAGCGGGCAAAAGATTTTCTGGAATCCAAAGGCTTTAGAATCGTGGAGGGCAGCTTGACGGGCAAGCGGGACCATTACCGATCGGGCACGATACAGGAGCGGGCACAAGAGCTGAACGAATTGATCCGCAACCCGGACGTCCGCTGCATCATGTCGACGATTGGCGGGACGAATTCCAATGCGCTGTTGCCGTATCTCGATTACGAAGCGTTTAAAAAAGATCCGAAAATCATGATCGGCTACTCGGATGCGACGGCTGTGCTGCTCGCCATCTATGCCAAGACCGGCATTCCTGTGTTTTACGGCCCGGCGCTGGTGCCGTCTTTCGGTGAACATGAACCGTTCGTGGATTATACATATGATTATTTCGAAAAAGCATTGATGCATGAGCAACACCTTCCATATGCAGTGGAATTGCCGCCATACTGGACCGATGAACCGGTCAATTGGGAAGAAAAGACGCAGGAAAAGGAACTACGAAACAACGCGTGGGTGTGCGTGGCGAAAGGCAAGGTGACGGGACGCCTGGTCGGCGGAAATGTCAATACGATGGCCGGCATCATGGGGAGCCCGTATATGCCGGTGATTGAAACCGGCGATATTTTGTTGTTGGAAGATACGATGAAAACGGCTGCCGTCGTGGAGAAGAACTTCAATTTGCTGAAGCTCAATGGTATTTTCGACAAAGCAGCGGGAATTATTTTGGGCAAGCACGAACTATTTGACGATCAAGGCACGGGAAGAAAACCGCATGAGATTTTGCTGGAAGTACTGGGAGACCGCGAACTGCCAATTCTTGCCGACTTTGATTGCGCGCATACCCAGCCGATGCTGACGATGCCGATCGGCAAAACCGTCACCTTGGACGCAACCGAAAAACGAGTTGAAATCACGGAGCAATGGATTCGTTGA
- a CDS encoding kinase, which yields METKLIVLRGNSASGKTTIAKHLQDHFGRGTLLVSQDVVRRDMLRVQDRDGNLSTDLIRQITEYGKGKCPIVILEGIFMKQRYEGMLLDLIRFYNNEAMIYYFDLPFEKTLERHNTRSQSQDFGEASLKKWWTPKDVLGAPGEQLLTEAMSEQAIVELICRQVEEHQRVNKSKGAST from the coding sequence GTGGAAACCAAACTAATCGTGTTAAGGGGAAATTCAGCAAGCGGCAAAACGACGATAGCGAAACATCTGCAAGATCATTTTGGGCGGGGCACCTTATTGGTGTCGCAAGATGTGGTTCGCCGCGACATGCTGAGAGTACAGGACCGGGATGGCAACCTATCGACAGATTTGATCCGGCAGATCACGGAATACGGCAAAGGCAAATGCCCCATCGTCATATTAGAAGGAATCTTCATGAAGCAGCGTTATGAAGGAATGCTGCTCGACTTGATCCGGTTTTATAACAATGAAGCAATGATCTACTATTTCGATTTGCCCTTCGAAAAAACGCTGGAGCGCCACAATACACGTTCTCAATCTCAGGACTTCGGGGAAGCATCGCTGAAAAAATGGTGGACCCCGAAAGACGTTTTGGGGGCGCCCGGCGAACAATTGCTGACAGAGGCAATGTCTGAGCAAGCGATCGTCGAATTGATTTGCAGACAGGTTGAAGAGCATCAGAGAGTCAATAAGAGCAAAGGAGCAAGTACATGA
- a CDS encoding YybH family protein — MTKNFYEVHDVLETYKNAVQEKDEEKLLSLYASDIHIYDCWGSWESKGIQSWQANVSEWFNGLRKNDVRLEVAFTDVVIETVSTLAFVHCAVSYTGYQQQTAVKLQQTINRFTYGLRKTQDSWEIVHEHSSLPIDFETGKGMFDLK, encoded by the coding sequence ATGACCAAGAATTTCTATGAAGTGCACGATGTTCTCGAAACGTATAAAAACGCAGTTCAAGAGAAAGATGAGGAAAAATTATTGTCTCTCTATGCTTCCGACATTCATATTTATGATTGTTGGGGGAGCTGGGAAAGCAAAGGTATCCAGTCATGGCAGGCAAATGTTTCCGAATGGTTTAACGGCTTGCGTAAAAACGATGTGCGCCTGGAAGTTGCTTTTACTGATGTGGTAATTGAAACAGTATCGACTTTGGCGTTTGTCCATTGTGCGGTAAGTTATACAGGGTACCAGCAACAAACTGCTGTTAAGCTGCAGCAAACGATCAATCGCTTCACCTATGGACTGAGAAAAACGCAAGATTCGTGGGAAATTGTCCATGAACATTCCTCATTGCCTATAGATTTTGAAACAGGAAAAGGGATGTTCGATTTAAAATGA
- a CDS encoding DinB family protein, with the protein MSGKDVLSKFKQDLAAYSPEQLRSIPEEGVWSIGQMYDHLIVVAHEYIDNVAVCAEAKEDPFLEKTPAGKELFNNKGFPPIKIRLPDEMNAPPNNSDSQEELIDRMEKLIQRVEHWESQVDEIPPERKAKHGGFGWLNGREWLDLVEMHSRHHLRQKEELESYLK; encoded by the coding sequence ATGAGTGGCAAAGACGTACTTTCCAAGTTCAAACAGGACCTCGCTGCTTATTCACCTGAACAATTGCGAAGTATTCCCGAAGAAGGCGTATGGTCTATTGGCCAAATGTACGACCACTTAATCGTCGTGGCGCATGAGTATATCGACAATGTAGCTGTTTGTGCTGAGGCAAAAGAGGATCCATTCTTAGAGAAAACCCCTGCTGGCAAGGAACTGTTTAACAATAAAGGCTTCCCGCCAATCAAAATCAGGTTGCCGGACGAAATGAATGCTCCCCCTAATAATTCAGACAGCCAGGAAGAGCTGATCGACAGGATGGAAAAATTAATTCAAAGGGTCGAGCACTGGGAATCACAAGTGGATGAAATTCCTCCAGAACGTAAAGCAAAGCATGGCGGGTTCGGTTGGCTGAACGGAAGAGAATGGCTGGATTTAGTGGAAATGCACTCTCGCCATCATCTGCGCCAAAAAGAAGAGCTGGAAAGCTATCTGAAATAG
- a CDS encoding aspartate/glutamate racemase family protein produces MKTIGLIGGMSWESSAEYYRLLNEQVKQRLGGLHSAECLMYSVDFEEIERFQSQGKWEEAGERLADVARSLEKGGAELIVLCTNTMHKVISSIEEAVSVPVLHIADATAKEIRANHLHTVGLLGTKYTMEQDFYKERIADSGIEVLIPEAAERDMINEIIFDELCLGKINESSKVKYQQAIQNLIDRGAQGIILGCTEIGLLIHDEDVEVPLFDTARIHVKAAVEKALDN; encoded by the coding sequence ATGAAAACGATCGGATTGATCGGCGGGATGAGCTGGGAATCGTCGGCGGAATATTACCGCCTGCTTAATGAACAAGTAAAACAGCGTTTAGGCGGCCTGCATTCGGCTGAATGCCTGATGTACAGTGTTGACTTCGAGGAAATTGAACGCTTTCAGTCACAAGGGAAATGGGAAGAAGCAGGCGAGCGATTGGCGGATGTCGCTCGTTCGCTTGAAAAAGGCGGTGCGGAGTTGATCGTATTGTGCACAAACACGATGCACAAAGTGATCTCTTCTATAGAAGAAGCTGTTTCGGTACCGGTTTTGCATATTGCAGACGCAACCGCAAAAGAAATCCGCGCAAACCATCTCCATACGGTAGGGTTGCTCGGGACCAAGTATACGATGGAGCAGGATTTCTACAAAGAACGCATTGCCGACAGCGGCATCGAAGTGTTGATTCCGGAAGCTGCAGAACGCGACATGATCAACGAAATCATTTTTGATGAATTATGCTTAGGGAAAATCAACGAGTCGTCGAAAGTGAAATACCAACAAGCCATCCAAAACCTTATCGATCGCGGGGCACAGGGCATCATTCTTGGCTGCACAGAAATCGGTTTGTTGATTCACGATGAAGATGTAGAGGTGCCGCTATTTGATACGGCAAGAATTCACGTCAAAGCAGCGGTAGAAAAAGCGCTGGATAACTAA
- a CDS encoding MFS transporter: MKLNRNFHLLLTGQSLANIGDVLYIVSIIYLIFELTGSATAAAMVPFVITSSMFVSNTLTPPLMQRFDLKWLLAGSQLGKTGLLIALALFLPQLTTANFIVLFLLISMVALLDGCANPVTQALIPHYVKSEQLLKANGITETVTQLIQTAMWFVGSSLLIWLSAIELVWLTAGLFLLSSLLLSGLDRVDSAPPEPQNKWRQITKGWQTVSKTPVLKHIAWMEMLETIAGAVWIAAILYAFVSEALAVDEKWWGFINGSFFIGLIAGSLICLRFTEWVERNLSRFILTGAIFSSATTMLFGLNSVPLVALLLSVLVGVFSQLKNIPQQTVVQTSVPKAQLPTVFTTLGAIGMGTFGISSLLMGILADLFGIRSVFVLSGVLLAIASWIAYRGRSSFQRTVQE; this comes from the coding sequence ATGAAACTGAATAGAAATTTCCACTTATTGCTGACGGGCCAGTCACTTGCGAATATCGGCGATGTACTCTATATCGTCAGCATCATTTACCTGATTTTCGAATTGACCGGTTCTGCCACGGCTGCCGCAATGGTGCCGTTCGTCATCACCAGTTCGATGTTCGTCTCGAATACTTTAACGCCGCCGCTCATGCAGCGATTTGATTTGAAATGGCTGCTTGCAGGATCGCAACTGGGCAAGACTGGTTTGTTGATTGCCTTGGCATTGTTTCTGCCGCAGTTAACCACGGCCAATTTTATTGTGCTGTTTTTACTGATCAGTATGGTGGCACTTTTGGACGGCTGCGCCAATCCGGTGACACAGGCCTTGATTCCGCATTACGTAAAAAGTGAACAGCTGTTGAAAGCGAACGGCATCACCGAGACCGTTACGCAGCTGATTCAAACGGCGATGTGGTTTGTCGGCAGTTCCTTATTGATTTGGCTGTCCGCCATCGAACTGGTCTGGCTGACAGCGGGATTGTTCCTGCTTTCAAGTTTGTTGTTGAGCGGCTTGGATAGAGTCGACAGCGCCCCGCCAGAACCGCAAAACAAATGGCGCCAAATCACTAAAGGCTGGCAGACCGTCTCAAAAACGCCGGTATTAAAGCACATCGCTTGGATGGAAATGCTTGAGACGATTGCCGGCGCCGTGTGGATCGCCGCAATTTTGTATGCATTCGTCAGCGAAGCGCTCGCAGTCGATGAGAAATGGTGGGGCTTTATCAACGGTTCATTCTTTATCGGGTTGATCGCAGGAAGCCTCATTTGCCTGCGGTTTACCGAATGGGTCGAACGTAATCTCAGCCGCTTCATCCTAACCGGCGCGATTTTCAGCAGTGCGACGACTATGCTGTTCGGCTTGAACAGTGTGCCGCTCGTGGCGCTCCTATTGTCGGTTTTAGTTGGCGTCTTCAGCCAGCTGAAAAACATCCCGCAGCAGACCGTCGTGCAGACGAGCGTACCGAAAGCACAGTTGCCGACAGTGTTCACGACGCTTGGGGCAATCGGCATGGGCACATTCGGCATTTCCTCGCTGTTGATGGGGATACTGGCCGATCTGTTCGGCATCCGCTCAGTGTTTGTCTTGTCTGGTGTTTTGCTCGCTATCGCCAGCTGGATCGCTTACCGCGGCCGCAGCTCTTTTCAACGCACGGTTCAGGAATAA
- a CDS encoding Nif3-like dinuclear metal center hexameric protein → MKLNDFEKTIQQLFGEELLKEDDEYGFTHTTDKEIHKIGYATNLSIETVEMAIAQGVDLMVTHHDAWDFIYGLREACINKLKVHNISHFWIHAPLDFVEFGTCTSLMKVLEVDDIKAYSTYSEAEGELPGIAEFAAPVEFEQLAERMRGALNEPVRAWKNNAQPVKRIGVLTGAGHSSALIREAAERGCDTYVTGEATLYTIQYAQFAGINLLVGSHTFTEIFGVASLAEKIAEMNPDVEIEELKEAHFELNH, encoded by the coding sequence ATGAAACTAAACGATTTCGAGAAAACGATCCAGCAATTGTTCGGCGAGGAATTATTGAAAGAAGACGACGAATACGGCTTCACACACACAACGGATAAGGAGATCCACAAGATTGGCTATGCGACCAATTTATCCATTGAAACCGTAGAGATGGCCATCGCGCAAGGCGTCGATTTGATGGTGACGCATCATGATGCTTGGGATTTCATCTACGGCTTGAGAGAAGCATGCATCAATAAGCTGAAAGTGCACAACATCAGCCACTTCTGGATCCATGCACCCCTGGATTTCGTGGAATTTGGCACTTGCACGTCATTGATGAAGGTGTTGGAAGTGGACGATATCAAGGCCTACTCCACTTATAGCGAAGCGGAAGGCGAACTTCCAGGCATCGCGGAATTCGCTGCTCCTGTGGAATTTGAGCAATTGGCTGAAAGAATGCGCGGCGCTTTGAACGAACCGGTGCGCGCGTGGAAAAATAATGCCCAGCCTGTTAAACGGATCGGCGTCTTGACCGGAGCGGGCCATTCCTCTGCATTGATCCGCGAGGCCGCTGAAAGAGGATGCGATACGTATGTCACCGGAGAAGCTACGCTGTACACCATTCAGTATGCGCAGTTTGCGGGCATCAATTTACTGGTTGGCAGCCACACCTTCACTGAGATTTTCGGTGTTGCCAGCTTAGCTGAAAAAATTGCTGAAATGAACCCGGATGTTGAGATTGAAGAGTTGAAAGAAGCACATTTCGAGTTGAACCATTGA
- a CDS encoding ArsR/SmtB family transcription factor, with product MENLNVIDVFKALSNETRLNILKWLREPEKNFPAQQAHLPKEVNIEGGVCVGDIQEKVNLSQSTVSHYLSLMQKAGLLEAVRYGQWTYYRRNEETLAKVAKFINEEI from the coding sequence ATGGAAAATTTAAATGTTATTGATGTATTCAAAGCGTTGTCGAATGAAACCCGTTTGAACATTTTAAAATGGCTGCGGGAGCCCGAGAAGAATTTTCCTGCACAGCAAGCGCATCTGCCCAAGGAGGTCAACATTGAAGGCGGCGTCTGTGTTGGCGATATTCAAGAAAAGGTGAATTTGTCCCAATCCACCGTCTCGCATTATTTATCGCTTATGCAAAAAGCTGGATTGCTTGAGGCTGTGCGCTACGGGCAGTGGACGTATTACAGGCGCAATGAAGAGACATTAGCGAAGGTCGCAAAATTCATCAACGAAGAAATTTGA
- a CDS encoding cupin domain-containing protein produces the protein MKLFKFDKSNGKQISKFNSDFIMSRITQTTKAAHIGCMHLEENGIVGYHQAVSPQLLLIVSGEGLVRGEQEEYFKVEAGDAVSWNKGEWHETKTDTGLMAIVIESEELSPLMHMA, from the coding sequence ATGAAGCTTTTCAAGTTTGATAAAAGCAATGGCAAACAGATTTCAAAGTTCAACTCAGATTTCATCATGTCCCGAATTACTCAGACGACAAAAGCCGCTCACATCGGCTGCATGCATTTAGAAGAAAATGGGATAGTAGGGTATCACCAAGCAGTAAGCCCTCAGTTGCTTTTAATCGTAAGCGGAGAAGGGCTTGTAAGGGGTGAACAAGAAGAATATTTCAAAGTCGAGGCTGGCGACGCAGTTTCCTGGAACAAGGGTGAATGGCATGAAACAAAGACAGACACAGGTTTGATGGCTATTGTTATCGAGAGTGAGGAGCTATCTCCGCTCATGCATATGGCGTAA
- a CDS encoding alpha/beta fold hydrolase — protein MKSFVNLNGWPMEVLQKGGGGTPILIMSGMGCSFEEWFNVTEVLCKAHTVILFHRPGLGASELGTEPRTTAAAAQDAKDLLEMLEVTQPVVLIGHSYGGLCAQHFSKLYPQQVKGLLLVDSTSDSLEKLDELPDLAEDASDDKWLEECGKFAALDESELKKMIRPMLSENQKKLPRPIQQRLIEFQQKPNLYKTMKSEVENWRADANTIKRLGSLPGIPLIVIGRDKKYAVEQGIEEGWPEAELIAQEHLWHELILEQTALSENSELVFAEGAGHMVHLDRPELIIAMAQKLTQMP, from the coding sequence ATGAAAAGTTTTGTGAACCTCAACGGCTGGCCAATGGAAGTTCTCCAAAAAGGCGGGGGTGGGACGCCGATTCTCATCATGTCGGGCATGGGTTGCTCATTTGAAGAATGGTTCAACGTAACAGAAGTTCTATGTAAAGCCCACACCGTCATCCTATTCCATCGACCAGGGCTTGGCGCGAGTGAATTGGGGACAGAGCCGCGCACGACAGCCGCTGCGGCACAAGATGCCAAGGATCTCTTGGAAATGCTGGAAGTGACGCAGCCAGTCGTGCTGATTGGCCATTCGTACGGCGGTTTATGCGCGCAGCATTTTTCAAAACTCTATCCGCAGCAAGTCAAAGGGCTGCTGTTAGTGGATTCCACGTCGGATAGCCTGGAAAAACTCGACGAACTTCCGGATTTGGCTGAAGATGCTTCTGACGATAAATGGTTGGAGGAGTGCGGCAAATTCGCCGCACTGGATGAAAGTGAATTGAAAAAAATGATCCGGCCCATGTTAAGCGAAAACCAGAAAAAATTGCCGCGCCCTATACAACAACGGTTGATTGAATTTCAGCAAAAACCCAATCTGTACAAAACCATGAAGTCTGAAGTCGAAAACTGGAGAGCGGACGCCAACACCATCAAACGCTTAGGTTCGCTTCCGGGCATTCCGCTTATAGTTATCGGACGTGACAAGAAGTATGCCGTAGAGCAAGGAATAGAAGAAGGGTGGCCAGAGGCAGAATTGATAGCACAGGAACATCTATGGCATGAACTGATCCTGGAGCAAACGGCCCTTTCCGAAAACAGTGAACTGGTTTTTGCAGAGGGAGCTGGCCATATGGTTCATCTCGACCGGCCAGAATTGATCATTGCGATGGCGCAAAAATTAACCCAAATGCCTTGA
- a CDS encoding zinc dependent phospholipase C family protein: MGSRMMHLIIAEQVAKKIDISDRPRFMLGGIAPDAVHGREQKTKSHYYEGSVDDGTRRVHYEGFIEKYQKEIQDEFILGYVVHLVGDDVWMKDIYFKKDMKKRIDADPSVLEKWHADFRKLNGMLVKQFDCAGLEQQLASAELPETLVEEIEINNLRKFTEETLGDFHSTKISSSKDLEIYTIEEITGYIKSATERAVRVCLSLGMQERQGSGHIGY, from the coding sequence ATGGGATCGCGCATGATGCATTTGATCATTGCTGAGCAGGTGGCGAAAAAAATCGACATTTCCGATCGGCCGCGTTTTATGCTGGGCGGCATTGCACCAGATGCAGTTCACGGCAGAGAGCAAAAGACCAAGTCTCATTATTACGAGGGCAGCGTAGACGATGGGACGAGACGCGTACATTATGAAGGCTTCATAGAGAAGTACCAGAAAGAGATACAAGACGAATTCATTCTCGGGTACGTCGTGCATTTAGTGGGTGACGATGTATGGATGAAAGACATCTATTTTAAAAAAGACATGAAAAAGCGCATCGATGCCGACCCGTCAGTGCTCGAGAAATGGCATGCGGATTTTAGGAAGCTTAACGGCATGCTCGTTAAACAATTTGATTGCGCAGGACTAGAACAACAACTGGCATCCGCCGAACTTCCCGAGACTCTTGTAGAAGAAATTGAAATCAATAATTTGCGAAAGTTCACGGAAGAAACGCTCGGCGACTTCCACTCAACGAAAATATCTTCCAGCAAGGATTTGGAGATATATACGATTGAAGAAATTACCGGCTATATCAAATCCGCGACAGAAAGGGCAGTCCGCGTATGTCTGTCTCTTGGAATGCAGGAACGGCAAGGGAGTGGACACATTGGCTATTAG
- a CDS encoding YciI family protein, giving the protein MKYLGLGYFDKKKMDALPTEKVEAIMQTCQVHLEEFYKSGQVMADVGVAQEAKSLQRVDGNIQVGESQLTQLKKMIGSAFIIEAQNIEEAIDIASLHPTVQVTEAEQLGWEIEIRAIDSFYMKN; this is encoded by the coding sequence ATGAAATATTTGGGCTTGGGATATTTTGATAAGAAAAAAATGGACGCATTGCCAACAGAAAAAGTAGAGGCGATTATGCAGACATGTCAGGTGCATCTCGAAGAATTCTATAAAAGCGGTCAAGTAATGGCAGATGTTGGCGTTGCCCAGGAAGCAAAGAGCTTGCAGCGGGTGGATGGCAATATCCAAGTTGGAGAAAGCCAGTTGACTCAGCTGAAAAAAATGATTGGCAGCGCATTTATCATAGAAGCCCAAAATATCGAAGAAGCAATCGACATAGCGTCTCTGCATCCGACAGTACAGGTCACGGAAGCAGAGCAATTAGGCTGGGAAATCGAAATTCGGGCCATTGATTCCTTCTATATGAAAAACTAA